The proteins below come from a single Haliaeetus albicilla chromosome 22, bHalAlb1.1, whole genome shotgun sequence genomic window:
- the LOC138690433 gene encoding solute carrier family 22 member 6-A-like: MPFGAVLAQVGGMGRFQVLQTALLAVPILLMASHNLLQNFTAAVPPHRCRVPGGIPGPGATPSVPSATLGPPGATPDGALAASDGTLAASNGTLRSSDAILRSPDVTLGSPDGTAIPGATHVTIDGAPGSPDGSRVQPDATLWSSNGTLRPTGATLGPTGATLGWSNGTLGSPDATLGSCRRYVASSLANDSTDPRPTEPCRDGWDYDRSIYVATIVTEWDLVCSYRQLRQMAQSIYMAGVLVGALVLGGLSDRFGRKAMLMWSYLQLGVMGTCTAFAPNYASYCVFRFAGGMALSGFGLSIACLVVEWIPTPYRAITVAITGFAYTLGQILLAGVAYAVPHWRWLQLTVSLPFFIFLLYSWWLAESARWLVLSGKAERAVKVLQRVARINKRKEEGEKITVEILKSNMKEELAGLKSSYTISDLVRTPVIRHIFFCLSIVWFSISFSYYGLAMDLQNFGVSIYLIQVIFGAVDFPAKVVVTVSLSYIGRRVSLMAALFLAGLVIIANIFVSTELQTVRTALAVIGKGCLSASFNCVFLYTTELYPTPIRQTGLGFGSTMARVGGIVAPLVKMMDEYYPFLPPVVYGVAPVVAAVAAGFLPETLNTPLPDTIEEVESRAKRKKTDDPKEKIPLQPQDKAPQKET, encoded by the exons ATGCCGTTCGGGGCGGTGCTGGCGCAGGTCGGGGGGATGGGACGTTTCCAGGTGCTGCAGACGGCGCTGCTGGCGGTGCCCATCCTGCTCATGGCCAGCCACAACCTGCTGCAGAACTTCACCGCCGCCGTCCCCCCCCACCGCTGCCGCGTCCCCGGTGGCATCCCCGGTCCCGGTGCCACCCCAAGCGTCCCCAGTGCCACCCTAGGGCCACCCGGAGCCACCCCTGATGGCGCTTTGGCGGCTTCCGATGGTACCTTGGCGGCCTCCAATGGCACCTTGAGGTCCTCCGACGCCATCCTGAGGTCTCCTGATGTCACCTTGGGGTCCCCCGACGGCACCGCCATCCCCGGTGCCACCCACGTCACCATTGATGGCGCACCAGGGTCCCCTGATGGCAGCCGTGTCCAGCCTGATGCCACCCTGTGGTCCTCTAATGGCACCTTGAGACCCACTGGTGCCACCCTGGGGCCCACTGGTGCCACCCTGGGGTGGTCCAATGGCACCCTGGGGTCCCCCGATGCCACCCTGGGGTCCTGCCGGCGCTACGTGGCCTCGTCCCTCGCCAACGACAGCACCGACCCCCGGCCCACCGAGCCTTGCCGTGACGGTTGGGACTACGACCGCAGCATCTACGTGGCCACCATCGTCACCGag TGGGACCTTGTCTGCAGCTACCGGCAGCTTCGGCAGATGGCCCAGTCCATCTACATGgctggggtcctggtgggcGCCCTGGTCCTGGGGGGCCTCTCGGACAG GTTTGGGCGTAAGGCCATGTTGATGTGGTCCTACCTGCAgctgggggtgatggggacgTGCACGGCCTTCGCCCCCAACTATGCGTCCTACTGCGTCTTCCGCTTCGCCGGTGGCATGGCCCTCTCTGGCTTCGGCCTCAGCATCGCCTGCCTCG TGGTGGAGTGGATCCCCACGCCCTACCGCGCCATCACCGTGGCCATCACTGGCTTCGCCTACACCTTGGGCCAGATTCTGCTGGCCGGCGTGGCCTACGCTGTCCCCCACTGGCGCTGGCTCCAGCTCACCGTCTCCCTGCccttcttcatcttcctcctctaCTCCTG GTGGTTGGCTGAGTCTGCCCGTTGGCTAGTGCTCTCGGGGAAGGCTGAGAGGGCTGTGAAGGTCCTGCAGCGAGTGGCCAGGATTAacaagagaaaggaggaaggggagaagatCACGGTCGAG ATCCTGAAGTCTAACATGAAGGAGGAGTTGGCTGGTCTGAAGTCCTCCTACACCATCTCCGACCTGGTCCGGACCCCAGTCATCCGCCACATCTTCTTCTGCCTCTCCATCGTctg GTTCTCCATCAGTTTCTCCTACTATGGGCTGGCCATGGATCTGCAAAACTTTGGTGTCAGCATTTACCTCATCCAGGTGATTTTCGGCGCCGTTGACTTCCCGGCCAAAGTGGTGGTGACTGTCTCCCTGAGCTACATTGGCCGGCGGGTGTCACTCATGGCGGCCCTCTTCTTGGCGGGGCTGGTCATCATTGCCAACATCTTTGTCTCCACAG AGCTGCAGACGGTGCGCACGGCACTGGCCGTCATCGGCAAGGGTTGCCTCTCCGCCTCCTTCAACTGCGTCTTCCTCTACACCACCGAGCTCTACCCCACTCCCATCAG GCAGACTGGGCTGGGCTTTGGCAGCACCATGGCCCGAGTGGGTGGCATCGTGGCACCGCTGGTGAAGATGATGGATGAGTACTACCCCTTCTTGCCCCCTGTGGTCTATGGGGTGGCCCCGGTGGTGGCAGCCGTGGCAGCCGGGTTCCTCCCAGAGACCCTCAACACGCCGCTGCCCGACACCATCGAGGAGGTGGAAAGCAG GGCCAAGCGGAAGAAGACGGATGACCCCAAAGAGAAGatccccctccagccccaggacAAGGCTCCACAGAAGGAGACCTGA